DNA from Daphnia pulicaria isolate SC F1-1A chromosome 3, SC_F0-13Bv2, whole genome shotgun sequence:
CTGTCGGATTTTCGTATGAGCAAAAATCCGGTTGAATGTCCCAGTGTTTCCGGTACCACAGGGTCGAAAGGATGGACCTACCCGAATCTACCGAATACCGAAGTAGATTCTTCGACCTATCAACGCGGCGATGTATTTATTCTGGGTTGCTTTTTCCATTACGTTTTAACCAATGGCAAACATCCATTCGACGATAACAGCGACACTCGAAGGAATAACATCAATAattctaaatattttgtttatcgTGATAACTGGAATCCAAAAGATCCAAACATTGGAAAAGAAGCCATCGCTCTTCTAAAGGATATGATTAAATTTCAGCTGAAAGATATCTGCACTCTAGACGAGATCTTCAGATCACGTTATTTTTCACCGGTTAATTTTTACCAGCTCTACAATCTGCCTCTGCCGGATGTCAAACCGGGGCTGTGCGTCATAATCAACCAGGAGATTTTCGAAACTGTAATCAATTTCTTATATTGATagataatatttatttaaacgcCCATTCATTTATTGGAGTCAACTTTTTTCAGGAAGGCAATAATCGCACTGGAACTAATTTCGACGAAGATTCTTTGAAATGTGTATTCATGCAATTGGGATTTGACGTGAGAATTTTCAAGGATTTGAAAGCTAAGAATCTTTGCTACTGCGTCGAAGATTTGGCAAGGCAAGATTTCTCTTCTTACGCCAGTCTCGTTGTTTGTATCCTGTCGCATGGAGATGAGGGTGTCGTTGAAGGAGTCGATGGTGAAAGCATTAAGATCAATAAACTAAAGTATAAATTCAACAGCAATGACTGCCCCACTCTAAACGGCAAGCCCAAAATTTGGATCATACAAGCCTGCCAGGGTAAAGGCATACAATACCCCATACAAACAAAGGGTGCCAAAGGTATAGAAAAAGTTATACAGCAATTCTTATTAAACAAATAGTAATGCAGAACTTTTTGTCCTAGGCTACGCATCCTCCAAGTCAGATCATATCATTCCGCAACAGGAGTTTTGTGAAATGCCTGTTCCGATCAAGAAGCCAAAAGGTTTACTAAATATGCtccaaataaatgtaaaataataatactgaTCATTTAAACAACGAATTGTCTAAATTAGTAAtaccggaagaaaaaaaacctgattTGAAAGAGAAGAGTAAGCCTACTACGTCAGAAGAGAACAAGGATAAACGACCACCTTTGATGGATTTTCTCGATATAAGAGCTTCTATTTCTGGTTATCAATCTTTTCGCAACACAGCAGACCGTGGTATATAATTTTAGAGcacaattttattgttttttcaatttttacgtTATAAGGTCTGCTgtgattgtttctttttatataattttacagGAACTTACCTGATTTATTACCTGTGCAAAGAAATGACCAACGAATATTTGAGTCTGAATAGTAATTCAAACCAGGAACCAAAATCACTTGAAGATATCCTCAAAATCGTGCAAAACCACATTACtgctgaaacgttttttctgtTAAATCCCAATGATACAGAAGGGGTTGAAGTGAAGCAGACTATCGAATGGAGAGCGTCTTTGAGTGACAagattacatttaaaaaagccGATATTCCCGGAACAGTGAccaatatttcaatttcaacacCAGAACCCCCACAACCGTGGGATAATATATTGACACCCATTAAatcatttctaaaaaataactttttttcaaagtgaaaTTGACCAATTCACAGGTGGCGGTACCACCCAGAACATTTAAAAAGTTAATGTGGTTTTTAGACATACTGaaaaaagtattgaaatatatatatttttttgctaCTTTGGTGTTTTTGGTCTTTATAAACTCGTGTTATTTGTGGTAGCATAAGTGGTCATCGTCAAAGGTATATACTATACGTCTTTCTTGCTCAAGAGtgtaaaacctttttttttcgtttaacgTCAAGTAGAAGTTAACAGACATTTTTTGCGATTAGcctatatattttctttttcctcttgtcTACATGCCTTACTAGCACTAAAATCGggtataatttttgaaaataagctTTGCCATAGTTCTAACTGCTAATGATAGATGGGGTGTGAGGAAATTGCACTTGAAAATTCTTATTAATATTCAAATCTGATAAATGGGAATGGGTGTGAATAGATAAAATTTGGTCAACaacgtcaaaaaaaaaaaataaaaaaaaaaaaaataataataataataataataatatttaaacaaaataaccaGAAGGCGATAATGCGAATTggatttggtaaaaaaaattcataaaatactattatttcttaattcttatttatttcagtAACATGACATGCGTAAATTATGTAGCGCCTTTTGGTaagggaaaattttttaacatgTATATTCGCATATAGTCTGCGTGTACAGATAAGATAAGACGGTGGTTTACGTTCAAAATTCCATCTAATCTAATGCTTCCTTTGAATTGTGAAATGGATTCAGTACTGTAGccgcaacattttttaaaaattatttactttCTCAGTCTACTACCGGCATTGTGGTCTTAGATAACTGCCATCTTTTTCCTGTAATTTGGGAGCTGCTTTTAATAAGTAGTTTTCGCTCAACTGCAGTGTCAGCAGCACACAGATTAACGTCCGGAGGGCATAAAAAAGGAGTCAAAGTatgctcaaaatttaaatatttgtatcATATGTTAAGTATCCCTAATAAGATCAATATTTCCTCCGTAACTGAAAATAGATGTCGTATTTattatgaatttgaatttggtgaCGAGAAATCTGATCGGTGAATCTTATTGGCGCTGATATCAGTATCTTTTCGTGGTTATTTGACGAAAAAAGTTTTCCAACTGTCATCTGTATTTCTTTTATAAGCATCGCTTTTAGTTATTCTAACTTAGTATCATAGAACTTTCGCTTTGTGTTCCCCTTATCTCATACAGTTTAGTATGTTGTGGAGACTGAAGAATGTAGCGTCATAAAAATGACTGTGACACTGGTGACAGTATACTTCGCAAACGGATTAATTTATGCTAATGCGAAAAAATGCCTCCAGCTGGAAAATCGGTTTGCCATATTAGGATTCGTCTGAGACTAGGAATCAAGCGCTCCTTCGTTGCATCAAGGACAACGTAACACGACACAAACATCTAATGGTGTGATTCTGATAAAATTGGAGACAGCCGCTTTGGTTTCAACCCATTGACGCTTCATAGAGAGAGGATCTTCTATAAAGTCCACTTGAGATTGTTGCAACGTATTCATATTCAGTTTAGCTACAAAACATATACGTTGTCGTCACATTTACAAAAACAAGTGGCACGAACGGCTTGCCATATGTTGCAACCTATTCAGTCTATATAACCTAGCTACAAAGTGCAGACCCTCAATTCTAAATTTCCCAGAACTTTTTCCTATTAAACACAACTCAAGAAAATTGTCCCGAGAATTCGAACTGAGAACTCGAATACAAATTTaggtaaattcaaattttcttttgaatattatAGAATATTGTATCAGACATAGATAAGTACTAATTAAGTATCTAAGTGACACATGCAGTTGAAGTTTGAACATTACATTTGTTCGTTCATGATGAATTTTCGGTGATATAACTAAATCTGTATATAGGATTTCCCTGTGATCGCCTCTCTTAAATTACTATATAAACCTCAAAATATATACATCAATTAAATATGGCTGATGATGAGgaaccaaaaggaaagaaattaaagaaccaacatggtaatttttttctctaggAAACGGCATATTATAGCTATCCTAAATTAATCATTATTAATTTTGTGAATTCATTTAAAGAATTGGACGGAAAAATCATCGAAGTTAATATTGGAAAATTAACATGCTATAAATCAAATGGAAAGTTCTCTAAAACACCAAAGacaaattgtcaaattttccGTGGTaagtttgaaaatgaaacaaaagtcTTCATCCGACGGTTTGATAAGGATAGATTACCAAAAAGTGGTGAAGAGAAAGATAAAGAGTACATACGAGACATGGAACTCCTTCGTCAACCAGACAGAACGTCGCACATGCACGAAAACTTCACTCGTTATTTCTGCTGTGAACAGGATGACAACTTTTAGTAAGGAATTTTTATCGATTCTACATTTACTTTAGTAATAATgtgcaaaatttgaaatagctACGTCGCAATTGAATGGTGCATTTGCTCCGTGGAGGATCTTTACGTTCGTGATAGGAAGGGATACGATTGGGAAGGAAATGAGATTGCCACGGATTTAATAAAGGCatcgctgaaaaaaaaagaaatattacgaCAAGCCACTAAAGGAGTTGCATTTTTACATGCGATGGGGTTTGTCCACCGAAACTTAAAGCCCAGTAATTTTTTGATCGCTCAGATTCAgctagagaaaacaaaagataagataagattcAAATACTTGGTCAAAGTGTCGGACTTTCGAATGAGTAAAGATTTAGTAACGGACACTGGTCATTCTGGGCAAAGAGGATCGGAAGGATGGACTTCTCCCTATCCTTCCAAGCATGATGCTAATAACGACACACAGCATCCTACCACATCTGAAATCAATAACGTTACGGATAGAATTAAAACACACCCTTccgaagatgtgtttattctcGGCTGCTTTTTCCACTACGTTTTGACCGATGGCATACATCCATTCGACCGATTCGACGATACTGaccgaaaaacaaacatcaatAATAAGGATTATGAAGTCTATAAACCCGAATGGACAGCACCAGAAATTAAAACTGGTGACCAAACAGAAACTGCTAAAGAATTGCAGCAAGCTGTCAGTCTTATAAAGGACATGATTAAATTCAAGCCAGAAGACAGACCAGCTCTCGAAACGATTCTTGATCGGGCTTACTTTTTACCTGATGATTACTACAAACTGTACGATTTACCGGAAATAAAACCGGGACTCTGCGTGATCTTCAATCAAGAAATTTtcgaaaaggtaaaaatgttgTTATAAGTTGGTTTAAATcgaattatattttaaaaaaatttgtcataTTGCAGAAGGCAGACAACCGATACGGCAccgaagaagacaaaaatgctttaacagacgtttttaaaaaattcggtTTTGACGTGAAAACCCACGACAACTTAAAGGCGCAACAACTTTGCGACGAAATCAACAAATTGGCGGAAAGAGACGAGTTTCAGGAGTATGCTTGTCTTGTTGTTTGCATTCTTTCACACGGTGATGAAGGAACAGTTTGTGGCACAGATAAACTCAATCCGGAGGTATCGATTGAGGATGCCAAGAAACAATTCAACAATTTCAATTGCCCCACCCTAAGTGGCAAGCCCAAGATTTGGATCATTCAAGCCTGCCAGGGGAATCTAGAACAAGAAGATTTGAAAGAAATAACACCGCCACTTAAACCGCTTGAACAAAAGATAACTACACCTGACCCCACCAATCAGGAGAATTCGCCTAATGCAggtattaatttattatttcttgtgATGAAATTATTGCTGTGTAAAGTGAAGTGCAGTGCTGTGCAAAGTAAATTTTGTCGGGCTGATGCCTAAATACATATTTGATTGGTTTATCTATTTAGATAGCGTCAGCCATGGTATTCAGCCACCGTTTCAATGCCAACCAATTGTTTCACAACCCCCAGATATTCCACAAGATATTCCACGACCTGCTGTGTCGGATATTCTTGATATAAGGGCCACAGTCCCTGGATTCGTAAGTTATCGTTACGAAGAAACAGGTAAATATTTAAACTCTTTAatgtcaaaagttttttttttgtttttttttttttagttctaatTTCTGATTTTATAAACAGGTAGCacgttgatagaaaatctttgcAAGCAACTGCGAGAGACATTCTTTAAAGAGGACGGTGAAAAATCGAATCGCCATTTAGAAGATTTACTTAAAATGGTTCAGAAATCAAttagtgaagaaaaaaaatttttcccggCAACTGAAgatgacaagaaaaaatttcaaactatGAAAAACATAGGCgtaatcatttatttaaaggaTTTAGAGCAGGTTACAGAAGAAGATGTAAAGAAGCACAACAAAATTGAtcgaacattcaaaaaatatttccataaGGGAACCAACAAACTTATATATTTTCGTCCTTGTAATAAGCAGACCATCGAGTGGCGTTCTACTTTGATGAATTTTATtaggtttgaaaaaaaataatgctaATTTTTccgattatttttttcaattatactGGCAAAATTAAGGGAGGGAAATGTAGTCTATTCTAATCTCCTAAAATCATTGGCTGTTCGAGAGATAGATAGTATACagatatatataaatacatttttataacTATCTAtagttataataattattaataattaatacatttattttaaaaatgtaggcCTAAGCTGTtttcaaaatgtcaaattATGCCATTGTAGTTATCAAGTTGTATCCTAGATgctaaaaatatttgaatagtCTACCACTAGATggctttgaaaatgaatatttgGTGGCAAGAGTGGGGAAAAAAGGTCGACTTGTTTTCACTGGTGCTGACGTAAGAAGCAATATCAACAATAAACGagtgccaaaagaaaaagaaaaaaataagaattgttgtGTCTATTTTGCGACTGAAAATATGTTTGGTAAATTGCTTCTCTTTTGGCGTCGTCGCCCACATTTATATGCGTCGCATATAGATTCCTCTCTCGGCAGTTGCAAAAGCAGCACCGGATGTTGGTTGTCATTAACGAAATGTATAAAAACGACGGAATAAGTCTCGaattaaaacatgaaaaaaactttctatttttccatgtaagaaacacaagaagaaaaagaagaggctaCCTACAAAAATCCCGTCATCAATCCAAAAGGAGAGAAACTAGCCCATCAAAAATCACCATCCATCCTACAATCAGCTCTTATTTGAATATTTACAGGAGGAGGAACCAGTTCCAACAATAAACACACAACCAGATTGAATCTTGTCGCAGTGTATATAATTCGGTCAACAGaaacagagaagaaaaagcgCTCAGAGCTCAGCTCTCTCCTGGCAGCAGCACTTTCTCGACTTTCcccgttttttgttgttcggcaaataaaaagagaaagaaaatgaaacaacaacaaccactgtCTCCTCCAACCGCAAATTccgtttcttcattttcactcTCCAGgcggaattttttgtttttaagattTTCCCCAGCAGCAGGCCgacacaaatttttgtttctctttcttttctcccgcGTGACTCACGCGGTGCGTTCATCACTCTCCTCTTGGGTTTCTTGTTAGTAATTCCTTGATTGCGTCAAATTACCAAGAGAGGGTGAATGAAATAACGAACCGgatgtttcattatttttctatatACACGCCAGAAAGGATATAATATAATAGTTCTGACTTTGCCTGATGGCGATATTATACAACACACTCAATGATCATAAAACTTTCCCCCGtttttctatatatttttttattttttcaaatttttctttaaaagatcaattcaaaagatttgttttctttctttcttctttcggtTGTTAAGTTCTAGCTGGTCGCTCGCAGAGCCTAGAGGCGGAAAAAATGAGGTCGGAGAAAGTGCAGAAATTGGGCTTGGCGCGTAGTTTTGAAAAGCAGCCGCTGCGTCGTCTGCTCTCATCCTACGGTATCCTTTCGTCGGGGAAATGGAAAAAGGGCGAGTGCGCGCCAcactagaaaaagaaacaacttgTCAGTCTATATTATTATACACGAATAGagttcttctctctccctttaACCTAGATTTTTTCGAGAGGAGGAGAAAGCTTTTGATGGACGTTCGTTTCGTCGGACAGGAAATCGCTGCAACTTTTTGATACATTCGTAAATAGGAATcactttggatttttttttttaaagttcgccaaggttgttttgtttatttaaaaaataaaataaaagagagggggggattCATATCCCAGGAATCAACAAAACGAGACGAGgttgtagcagcagcagcaaacgaTCGCTATACTTGCGTGAAAATTCAAGGCCATCTGGTGAGCGAAAAAAAACTTCCGTCTGTGCTGGCCGTCATAATAACTTTAGcgtcgaatgaaaaaaaatcgaaaagacTTCCGGGATCGATTCTCCCCGCCAGCCAACActctttcttatttaaaaaaaaatataatattaaaaataaataaatgcggGTCTCCTTCTTCGTTATTAACAAGTAaaagctcttttttctttctttctggtttCACGAAATCTTTTTCCTCATGGGAAAAGCCTTGGAGAAAGTACAGGAAGAATTTAGGGCGGGAAAAAACAACACGACAAGAAAAATTGTGCATGTTTTTTCCCGAacgaacgaaacaaaaaagggaaagcgtTATCTTGTGATTTGATTTAGCGCTTTTTTGGGGGATAAAAAAAGCAGCATTTAATTAATGAATGCAATTTGTATCCTTGCCGATAGACTTGGAATGTGTCCGACTCTCGGTTTCCGGACGTGATTCAAATGGCGAAATCGTGGGGGAATTTTGTTGTGCCTAGTATTTGAATCATGAATCATTCAAAAACGATTGTAAACAACATTGTAGTATGACGTCACCCGAGGGAATTATGGCGGCCAGCAACAGGTGGATGACGTCATCTGATTCATGGGCTCCTAGTAGTCGATTAGAgagaacttttttctttttaattcttcttcaTGAACTAAGCCACAAAAAAGTCGAGAAAGCCCATCCATAATCTTCTTCttactttatttatttggggggggggggggggaaattgaTTGTCCCAAAAAACTTTCTCGACGACAGAGAGAGGAGAAAgaagcaccaccaccacacaacTCTCTCCATGACGACTCTCacccattttctctctcccgatggtttttgattttcttctttttatttaattgccGTTGAGttgggaaaagatcaaagtgcGCTGACCGTCGGGCGCCAGCAGTGAAATGCGTTACATCTTCTCCGATGACAACTCTCTGAATCCAATCACCaaggaaaaatatgaaacattttttttatcttttattaaaATGTACCAACAATTTGACCGGACAAGGTCAAACTCGACGCGAATCGACGTTGGTTTCAACCAATGGACGAACcttttttccaattaaaaaaaatgggaattttgTTAAGACGTAGATAATAACGTAGTAAGTAGTTGATTAAAAATATCTCGTCTGCACCGGAAACGGCTAGATATTGgtcggataaaaaaaaaaaaaagtccacgTGACACACGTCGCCAATCTCTTCCAGTCGTCGATTCGATTGCCAGTCGCCCCGagagaagaagcagaagaaactTCCTCAtggcaaattcaattttctattcgcttctttctttctcgtttCGTGTGTGATTCATGAATCACGTTTTCGGTCGCTTGGTTTTCCAGTGTACGCATTTCGAGGGCTCCTCGTGTTTCGTGTAGCACCGTGCCGTGCCTTTGGGTACCCTACGGGGCGGCGGGAGAAACGGGGAAGTGTTGGGCAGCGCCGCCCTGGTGGCCGTCTGTTAACTTTCGCTTTCGTCACAGTCGAAATGACGTGACGTCAGATCCGCCCCGCCTCCTGGGCCTTCTCCCATTGGTCGCGTTtccttgttttaatttttccagtttttcaaGGACTTTGGAGGGCGACCAAGGCAGGGGAGAAAAAACCACAGAGAAGCGGCAGCAGCACTGTAgtctcccccccccaccccaccccccacTCTCTATCAGCTGTGCTGCGGAATATTGGGCATAAAGAGTGGGCCAGTGGGTTCGTTGCAGACCATTCGTACGCCAGTCTTCTTCACTCTCACTTGTCACACACACTTTGCAGCGGTGCACACTTATCTCGACTACAAGTCCTCCATCGGATTTATCTTTATAATTCCCAATCGGTGCCCCGTTTCATTATTTCGACATCATCTAGTTTGTGGATTTTCatcagaaggaaaaaaaaagaaaatgtcggcATTGGCGAGATCATTAAACGAATATCAGGTAAATTAAATACCAAAATTTGTCactgtgtgtttttttatgtaatttatAACACGAATCAAGGTCGTTCGTGACCAGCGGCCATGATAGATTTTTTGtcccctcctccctccccgATGATGATTATCTAAAAAAGTCCTGTGTGTTGAATAGTTAATGTCGTAGTGGTGCTGCTGCCAAGAGATGACTAGGAGAAAGTTGAGAGAGGGAATTCTTTCACCAGTTTTTCAACCACTAACCTGGTGACCTACCTGCACCCGAGACCCACTCTTGAACCGGCTCTTgtctattttctttccttcccaAAAAgtatcttattatttttatctgtCGAGAGACTTGCGCCACATTGGCCGATAAGAAAAACTGTGAACGGCCAGTCGATGGATATTTTTCGTGTCCTGTCTTGTCCACGTGATTGAGGGAAAACTTCCGGGCACGAGGtgcacgtgtgtgtgtgtgcaaaggGAAGCCATTGCGACACTTTCGCGTGCCGatcatcttttcttcttcttcttgtttcgttTGGGAACGTTGATTCAATTAAGTCAACTTTCTACTAGCtgtagggagagaaaaagagaaaatgttggaCAAAGGGAAAATGAGGAAGGGAGGCCTACTGACCTACTTGTTGCTCTCTCGTCCACTCCGCCCTCTTTCTCTTGGAGATggcagaggggggggggaaggagtCGCGCAATTTTCACCTCGATACTTTCTAACTGGGAAAAATAGAATTGGACGGACGTTAGAgctctttccattcttcagTCGCCTTCCAGCTTCCGTGCTGGACGTGTCGtgcatcttttttctctcattgGATAACTCCAAATCTCTACCAACAACCAACACGAAATGCCTTCAACTTTGTCCCGTAGTTATTCGGTGCCAGTGAGCTTTGTTCCGACACAGCCGACACGTTCGAAGGATGTTGCGGCGTCGACcgtaagtttttatttttttttttttgcccggaCACACCCGGAATTCGACATTACATGACCTCGATATCGAATTGGCCAGCTTTTTGGGCTGCAACAACATTATTGGGAAAGACCTTGTGCGCATTCaaggatttttatttattttttgattaaatcttattttttatttatttatttattctattATTAGATGAATCATCAGATTGACCCGAAAGCGGTGGGTGCTCACAGGCCGTTGAGTCGTCGCCGTTCTAATCCTCCGGGCAGCCCAGATTCGGACGAGGGCAGCCTCTTTGGAGCTGATTCGCTATCGTCGTTATCATCTCTGCTGACGAATCAATTGCAGCAACACAATAATCATTCaactttgatgatgcaattgcATCGAAGCGGTCACCGCAAACTGGACAGGAGCCACAGCGAGCCGGTGGTCGATCGATCTGCCCAATTggcccagcagcaacagcaaatcaatcagcagcagcaatccaATTCCAGCCGCTACAAGACGGAGCTGTGCCGACCTTACGAAGAGAATGGAACCTGCAAATATGGCGACAAATGCCAATTTGCTCACGGATTTCACGAGCTTCGCAGTCTCATCCGTCACCCCAAATACAAGACGGAATTGTGCCGCACTTTCCACACCATCGGCTTTTGCCCCTACGGCCCACGTTGCCATTTCGTCCACAATGCCGAAGAGGCTCGCAACAAttcgccaccaccaccggccACCAAGAACAACAATAGCAACAACAATCAACACGCTCATCGTGGTAAATTCACTCTTCCGGCCGGAGTGGTTGGAATGGGTGGCAATGGATCGACGGCTGATTCTCCGTCTCCTCCGTCGTCATTGAGCGAGTCTCCGACCTCAATGAGCACTTTCTTCTCGGATGACATGTATCCGGGCAACCCGTTTTCACCAATGGGAccctcatcatcttcatcttcgtcTGGATTGGGCAACGCGTCCGCCTTCCTGTTTGGATCGACCGATTTCGGTTTGCCGCTCTTTTCCTCTGGAAAGGCCAACAGTTACTCGTCGGCcttcaacaataacaacaacagcagcaccaacaacaacaatttgaaGCGTTCGGTGACTTCGACTGGCAAGAATTTTATTCCGGAATTGGACTCGCCTTCACCGGTGGGCTCTTTGGCTTCCGACTTGGATTCGCTGAGTCTGGGCAGCAcgagctgcagcagcagcagcaatggcgGCACTAGCCCTCCACCATCCATCTCCAGCCCGATGGATACTTCACGCGCTCTCCGGCTCCCCATTTTCAGCCGCATCTCCGAGACTTTGAACGAAGAttaagaaaatctaaattgCAAAAAGGGGGGATTAtttctacaacaacaacaacaacataccaCATGCTATTTACTAATCAACTTTGAGGTATttacactaaaaaaaaaagaaaaagaaaaaaaaaaaaacaatccggAAGTGTGTGGGTGTGCGCGTAAGAGAGAAGGGTGTTTGTGGCTTTATATATTTCGATGCCACTGTGATAGAAAatgattcaaatatttttttgtttctttttttgagaaaaaaaaatcagaccaAAACATGCAAAAGATTTTTGACTTCCCCTCCCCCACcccaatgtatttttttttctttttcattcaagGGCCTGTGTCGTAAGTTATAAATGTTTTTGACCAAGAAGAAACATGTTGTCCTTCTCCAAACCGCCCCCCACACCAACCCCGGACCAAAAAGCGAATGTGTAATCCCCCTCCAAAACCGTCGTCGTAGTAGGTGTTATGTTATTTATGCAGTTTATTTATAATATgaggtattttcttttttttttctacactttcattatttctctttaattCTTATTCATTTAGTCAGGGAGCGTAAGTTAATAATTaacgggacttttttttttcttttttttaatttcaat
Protein-coding regions in this window:
- the LOC124328302 gene encoding uncharacterized protein LOC124328302 isoform X1, producing MSQEPGNSNQNLERIGKLSIDKSLSRPYKTGENLATFKTQIFQGIFENKTMVCVRRYETASSNHSLTKEPGSEEGQTIINPIERDINVLREPKHLHENFIRYFCSEEDGEFTYVATEWCICSVEDLYEGEKATNWANEKIYRKLIKESLGEKEILRQATEGVAFLHALGFVHRNLKPSNFMIAQLQQFRCDRFRYLIKLSDFRMSKNPVECPSVSGTTGSKGWTYPNLPNTEVDSSTYQRGDVFILGCFFHYVLTNGKHPFDDNSDTRRNNINNSKYFVYRDNWNPKDPNIGKEAIALLKDMIKFQLKDICTLDEIFRSRYFSPVNFYQLYNLPLPDVKPGLCVIINQEIFETEGNNRTGTNFDEDSLKCVFMQLGFDVRIFKDLKAKNLCYCVEDLARQDFSSYASLVVCILSHGDEGVVEGVDGESIKINKLKYKFNSNDCPTLNGKPKIWIIQACQGKGIQYPIQTKGAKGYASSKSDHIIPQQEFCEMPVPIKKPKVIPEEKKPDLKEKSKPTTSEENKDKRPPLMDFLDIRASISGYQSFRNTADRGTYLIYYLCKEMTNEYLSLNSNSNQEPKSLEDILKIVQNHITAETFFLLNPNDTEGVEVKQTIEWRASLSDKITFKKADIPGTVTNISISTPEPPQPWDNILTPIKSFLKNNFFSK
- the LOC124328302 gene encoding uncharacterized protein LOC124328302 isoform X2, giving the protein MSQEPGNSNQNLERIGKLSIDKSLSRPYKTGENLATFKTQIFQGIFENKTMVCVRRYETASSNHSLTKEPGSEEGQTIINPIERDINVLREPKHLHENFIRYFCSEEDGEFTYVATEWCICSVEDLYEGEKATNWANEKIYRKLIKESLGEKEILRQATEGVAFLHALGFVHRNLKPSNFMIAQLQQFRCDRFRYLIKLSDFRMSKNPVECPSVSGTTGSKGWTYPNLPNTEVDSSTYQRGDVFILGCFFHYVLTNGKHPFDDNSDTRRNNINNSKYFVYRDNWNPKDPNIGKEAIALLKDMIKFQLKDICTLDEIFRSRYFSPVNFYQLYNLPLPDVKPGLCVIINQEIFETEGNNRTGTNFDEDSLKCVFMQLGFDVRIFKDLKAKNLCYCVEDLARQDFSSYASLVVCILSHGDEGVVEGVDGESIKINKLKYKFNSNDCPTLNGKPKIWIIQACQGKGIQYPIQTKGAKGYASSKSDHIIPQQEFCEMPVPIKKPKVIPEEKKPDLKEKSKPTTSEENKDKRPPLMDFLDIRASISGYQSFRNTNFTGTYLIYYLCKEMTNEYLSLNSNSNQEPKSLEDILKIVQNHITAETFFLLNPNDTEGVEVKQTIEWRASLSDKITFKKADIPGTVTNISISTPEPPQPWDNILTPIKSFLKNNFFSK
- the LOC124328267 gene encoding uncharacterized protein LOC124328267 yields the protein MADDEEPKGKKLKNQHELDGKIIEVNIGKLTCYKSNGKFSKTPKTNCQIFRGKFENETKVFIRRFDKDRLPKSGEEKDKEYIRDMELLRQPDRTSHMHENFTRYFCCEQDDNFYYVAIEWCICSVEDLYVRDRKGYDWEGNEIATDLIKASLKKKEILRQATKGVAFLHAMGFVHRNLKPSNFLIAQIQLEKTKDKIRFKYLVKVSDFRMSKDLVTDTGHSGQRGSEGWTSPYPSKHDANNDTQHPTTSEINNVTDRIKTHPSEDVFILGCFFHYVLTDGIHPFDRFDDTDRKTNINNKDYEVYKPEWTAPEIKTGDQTETAKELQQAVSLIKDMIKFKPEDRPALETILDRAYFLPDDYYKLYDLPEIKPGLCVIFNQEIFEKKADNRYGTEEDKNALTDVFKKFGFDVKTHDNLKAQQLCDEINKLAERDEFQEYACLVVCILSHGDEGTVCGTDKLNPEVSIEDAKKQFNNFNCPTLSGKPKIWIIQACQGNLEQEDLKEITPPLKPLEQKITTPDPTNQENSPNADSVSHGIQPPFQCQPIVSQPPDIPQDIPRPAVSDILDIRATVPGFVSYRYEETGSTLIENLCKQLRETFFKEDGEKSNRHLEDLLKMVQKSISEEKKFFPATEDDKKKFQTMKNIGVIIYLKDLEQVTEEDVKKHNKIDRTFKKYFHKGTNKLIYFRPCNKQTIEWRSTLMNFIRFEKK